ttacatctcgcagaaaatacaatgcgttcgttacattagcagaaagggagacttagatgcagatgtgtgattaagtacagttagttccTTTCCACCATGTACATCAATGTTCATCagacgagtagctgcataaaactatcagaatatgGACAATTcttaatcaccttcctaatagtttttttaaaaaatatatataaacaaacgttacattacaggagcagctgagtAAAGGTTTGTCTGTTGTtcaacaggcatgatctcaaagttatagcgcatgaacatttacacattacatgaaaatAAGAGAtcgtgggcgaagtgagtctggaggaggtgagttttaaaaccccTTAAATGTGGGCGGAGATTCAGccgttctgagcgagagggggaggtcgttccgccacaacggagccagaaccaagaaccttcgtgctttacctttcgtgcatggggtGAACAAGCAGGCAGATTTTAGCAAAGGTTTTTCTATTGCTTAACCATTACGCGTGTCTGTAGGTGCGTCCGTTTAAAGTTCCTCCTTTGTCCATCCTTTGCAGACGTAACGCAGAGCTCGCTGCGATGGCCCCAGTCGTCAACTAGAAGGGTTGCCCAGCTGTTGTCCCTGTGTCCTAAACCTCGTCTTCGAAACGGCGGACTCGTCTGAACTCATCATGGAAGGAACGGAAGCCCCCACGCCAGAGGTGAACGTGTGCGCGTTGGAGGTCGAGCGGAAGTACGAAGTCGTCCCTGCCATCATCTGCTCCATGTGCTTTCTGTTCGGCATCATCTACTGCTTCTTCGGTAAGGCCGGGCACAAGTGCgtgcccgcacacacacacacccacacacacgcttgcTAAGCCAGGCTGGATGTGCTTCTCTAAGCAACCGACCTGCAAGCTCTTCAACATCTCCTTTCGGTGAGTCTGCAATGCGGCACAATCCTCTGCTGAGCCCCGTTGAATACGTTCAAGACCAGGTGGCTGATGTATAGCAAAGGACCGGTGAAATCTGCCAGCTAGTTAAGCTGATCAGCACTTTTCCAGCCTGCCAGCTGGAGCAGATGGGAGCCCTGAGCTCCTCTTGCTTCGCAGTCCTGAGTTGTCGTCACCTGGACGCCAGAAATCCACTTAGGCCAACAGGTGCGCAACATAAAGAGCCGGAGTCATACATAGCATGTCCATATGGTACCTGGTTAGCTTGCAGTCAGATGTTTTTACAAGACAGGCTACAGCTGCCCCAACTCACCCCCCACATCCTTTGGCAATGATTTGAGAACTGGAGCCCGATTGGCTCTTTTGTGGACTTTCTTgaagtttgtttatttccactgCCACCCTCTGGAGTTCCACTGTACTGCACTTCTCAACATTGGTCTCTTCTCTGATGAATATACTGTCTGCTGAACTCTTTGGCATCATGTACTGTTCCTGTACACCTGGTCCTCAGATGAAGAAAACAATTCAGACCAGAGGTCTGTTTGTAAATCCAGCCGTTATGTCACAATCGCAcgcacgctggctgaaaccgcttgtcccaagtggggtcatggaggaccggagcccaacccggcatcacagggtgaaatgctggaaggggaggggggacacccaggacgggacatcgatccatcgcaaggcaccccaaggaggactcaaaccccagacccactggagagcagggccaggagaaacccgctgcgccaccgtgccccctcatgCCATGATCAGTGAAAGCTTAATTCAGGTTTCCCTTgatttaccacacacacacaggagcaaAGTCACTCAGTTTCAGGTCTCAGGAGTAAAGCTATAATGACTTAAACATTTGCTTCTAGATctttattcacttattctattttcatcCACAGCTCATCCCAAGTGAGGTCACTGCTCCCAGGCCTATCCTGTAACAAGAGAGCATTAGACTTTTCTTATCTTGTATTAAGTTGAAacgtgcagcttttttttttttcctagtatCTAGCTACCTTCAGTTTGCGTCATTATgtataaaatcaataaataatggtaacagatGAATTCCCATTTACTGACTGCAAGTTGTGCAAAATCCCAGATATTGCTATCACATatgaaaacacactttaaagTTTTATCTGAACACTTGTTAATTTCTggctacattaaaataaaaactaatttaaagtgactgaaaagagAACTTTTCTCCACAAATTCTTGTTAAATGCAAAGTGCTGCCTGACATCTCATACATGTGCAAAATTGGACATCTCTTTGTTGATCATCCTCATTCAAGAgcaccagacacgagctgtcAATGCTGTGGAAGTGACTTAGATTTATATACttagtcacttttctccaaagcgacttccagtgaactctatgtagtgttatcagcccacacaacacaacagcatgtctttggactgtgggaggaaaccagagcacccagtggaaacccatgcagacaacccatgtccttttgcgccagccactgtgagacagcggcaatactcactgtgccaccgtgccgacTTCAATTAAGCAGATTACTTACTATTGCTATGTTTAGGTGCTCTTTGTTCCCAACTAACAGCTAgacacagaaatgcaggtgACGTTCACTCCACaacaaatttttgaaagtaCATagttacatgtaaataaattggaaaatgtttgcattttcaaaaaattctaACTCAGACATTCACTCAGtgtatttttctctctgtcctgtGCTCTGCTGACCATTCCTACATCTCTCACCCCAGGGTACCGCTGTTTCAAAGCGGTTATGTTCCTGTCTGGCCTGATGTTCGGCTCGGTGGTCATCTTCCTGTTGTGCCACAGGGAGCGAGTGCTGGACACCGAGCTGAGCGTGGAAGCCAGCGCGGGCATCAGCCTGGGTATCGGCCTGCTGTGCGGTCTAGTCACCATGCTGGTCCGCAGCGTGGGGCTTTTCATGACCGGCCTTTTGCTggggctccagctcgccatcgCCGCCCTGGTGGCCACCAGTCACTTCTGCACACTAGGCACGGTGTGGGTGCCCCTGGGGACGCTGCTAGGGGCCGGGGTGCTGTGTGCCGTACTGGCCCTACAGTGGCAGAAGCTGCTCACGGTGCTCTCCACCGCTGTGTTCGGGGCGGCCGTCGTGACTGCGTGCGCTGATTATTTTGTGGAGACGTTCGCTTTAGCCACCCACGTGTACGACTGCCTGCGCCTATCGCCCTCCCCGCCGCTCTGCTGGTACAGCTGGGTGATCCTGGCTATTTGGCCTGCCCTCGGCCTCATGGGCATCCTGGTGCAGTGGAACCTGACCGCTGATGGATTCTCCCACACCGAGGGTGAGCCACTTGGGTTGGTCAGGCGTGCATGGATCAGTGCGGcaagatctgtgtgtgtgtgtgtgtgtgtgtgtgtgtgtctttatatttatttatttttttaatacatatgtattgggacagctggtattatagtggttagacctgctgcctgtAGATCTAAAGGTCGCACGTTCAatccctacctccagctgtagtgcccttgagcaaggtacttaccctaaattgctccactaaaattacccagctgtatgaatgtgcaagtaattgtaagtagctcaacattgtaagttgctttggaggaaagtgtctgctatgagtaaatgtaaacagtttgtGTCCGTAAGCGTGAACAATATCTCAGTCTCTATATTGCAGAGGGATGTATTTAGCTTATTTGTTAATGCATTAATAGCCTTATTGTCCATACTGTGCATGACTTGGTGCCACAGTAAATGATGTGTCTGTATCTCCTGCTACCCACAGTGATCGTCAGCAGGCGGCAGAAGAAGGTCCAGCTGATGCGTATCCGGCAGCGAGAGGCCAAGAAGCGTCAGCAAAGCGGCAGTCAGCCGGGCTCGTACCGCCGCAAAGCTACGCCCATCAAGCGCTATGCCGGAGACATCTTGGCACCGGTCCGTCCCCGCAGCGGTGTTTTGTAATGCTGGCTTAAATAGTCACTTCAACACGAAAGTAACTTAATATCGAATGATTTGAGAATTTTTGAGGGCGGCTCATCTGCGTTTTTCTTCTCTTAAAGAAATCGCTTCCGCAAGACAGATGTGTGCTCTTCAGTTCGTGACACATCTGCATGCTCGTCCCCCCcctttccattttcattcagcCTATCACAGGGAAATCATACACACTGACTCACTCGCACACTGCAGGCCATTTAGAGTcgccggttcacctgaaacgcgtgtctttggaccgtgggaggaaacgcGCACAAACGTCGAGAGAACGCGTAAACTCCGCACGTTGTGTTCGATTCAAAACTAATTCCGAACCCACAGTCCAGAAGCTGCGAAGCCCC
The window above is part of the Scleropages formosus chromosome 19, fSclFor1.1, whole genome shotgun sequence genome. Proteins encoded here:
- the LOC108939443 gene encoding transmembrane protein 198-like, giving the protein MEGTEAPTPEVNVCALEVERKYEVVPAIICSMCFLFGIIYCFFGYRCFKAVMFLSGLMFGSVVIFLLCHRERVLDTELSVEASAGISLGIGLLCGLVTMLVRSVGLFMTGLLLGLQLAIAALVATSHFCTLGTVWVPLGTLLGAGVLCAVLALQWQKLLTVLSTAVFGAAVVTACADYFVETFALATHVYDCLRLSPSPPLCWYSWVILAIWPALGLMGILVQWNLTADGFSHTEVIVSRRQKKVQLMRIRQREAKKRQQSGSQPGSYRRKATPIKRYAGDILAPSYLQSLRERQMGTGTSLSSLGTANHTMDYDFETGSTVPLTAAVAAPVIRV